The Ornithinimicrobium sufpigmenti genome includes the window CAGGGTCATCTCCTTGAACTGGTCAAGGAGCTCCTCGGTGCTCAGCTTCGCCATGATGGGCGTTCCTTCCTAGTTGGTGCCGTGAGTGGCGTTGTGGTGGTGCGCTGGGTGCCGTGCGGCACTCAGCTCTCGTCGCCACCCTCGGCGACGTCGGTGCTCGCCTCGGCGTCAGCCTCGGCGGGGGTGGCCTCGGCGTCAGCCTCGGCGGGCGCGTCCTGCGACGCGGGGAGCGAACCGCCCTGCTCCTCGACCTTCGCGCGCAGCTGCTCGACCACACGGGCGGTGGCGGACAGCGGTGCGGCGAACAGGCCGGCGGCCTTGGACAGGTTGCCCTTCATGGCACCTGCCAGCTTGGCCAGCAGAACCTCGCGGGACTCCAGGTCCGCGAGCTTGGTGATCTCCTCGGGGGTCAACGGCTTGCCGTCGAGCACACCCGCCTTGATGACCAGGGCCGGGTTGGCCTTGGCGAAGTCACGCAGACCCTTGGCTGCCTCCACCGGATCACCGGTGACGAAGGCGATGGCCGTGGGGCCTACCAGGTGCTCGTCGAGGCCCTCGATGCCGGCCTCGGCAGCTGCACGCTTGGTCAGCGTGTTCTTCACCACGGCGTAGGTGGCGTGCTCACGCATGGAAGTGCGCAGCTCGGTGATCTGACTCACCTTCAGGCCGCGGTACTCCGTCAGCACGGCCGCGCCCGAGCTGCGGAACTTCTCCGTCAGCTCGACGATGGCTGCTGCCTTCTGGGGCGTCGCCATATGGCCTCCTTCACGTCGTGGTGCCGGCTACCCCCTGGCCCGACACGACAAGAGCCCCGGCGCAGGCGCACCGGGGCTCGACATGCTGCATACACGGGGTATGCCGTCTCGCTGGGTCACCTACGCTGGTCGCCCCTGTCGTGGGGACCTTCGGCCGACGCGATCCGGAGTCTGCACTCCGGGCACGCCGACAACCGGCGGTCTATGGGTAGAGCCTCAGACTACGGCATGCCCTCCCCCGCCCCCAAATCACGGGCGACGGGACCCCGTCCGGTCTCGGGACGTCTCTCTCCGTCGGCCTGCCGACCCTCGGTCGGGCCGTCCCGTCGGCGGAGACGTGAGGCGGCGCAGGGCAGGATGGGCCGGTGACCTCTTCTCCCTCCGTGCGATGGTTCCACCGCCTGGTCGACGAGGACCCCGAGGCCGAGGCCGAGCTCGGCGGCCCGCAGCGGGTGGCCTCGGGCGGTCTGCGGCTGATCGGCGCCAACGCGCTGCAGAGCGCGGGCGACCAGGTCGTCAACGCGAAGACCGTGCTGCCCTGGCTGCTGTCCCTCCTGGGGGCGCCGGCAGCCCTGGTCGCGCTGCTGGTGCCCATCCGCGAGTCCGGGTCGATGCTCCCCCAGGCGGCCCTGACGCCGTGGGTGCTGCGGGCACCGCGACGCACGCGGGTCTGGATGCTGGGCGCCTCCGTCCAGGGGCTCAGCGTGCTGGCCATGGCCACCGCCGCCCTGACGCTCACCGGGGCGGTCGCGGGTGTCGCCGTGCTGGCCGCGCTGGCCGTCTTCGCGGTGGGGCGGGCGCTGTGCTCGATGGCCAGCAAGGACGTCCAGGGGCGGACGGTGCCCAAGGGTCAGCGTGGCCAGGTCACCGGCATCGCGACGGCGGTCTCGGGTGTGGTCGCGGTGGGCGTGGGGGTGCTGCTGCACCTGCTCGGTCCCGATCTCAACGCCGGCGCTCTCGCGGCTTTCCTGGGCGCCGCGGCGCTGACGTGGATCGTCGGGGTGTTCGTCTACGCCGGGATCCCCGAGGACGCCCCGAAGGCCGGCGCCCATCGCGAGCGTACTCCTTGGTTGCGGGACCTGATCGACCTGGTGCGGCAGGACGGGACCTTCCGGCACTTCGTCGCGGCCCGGGCCCTCCTGCTCGTCTCGGCGCTGGCGCCACCGTTCCTGGTCACGCTGGCCGTGGCGCAGGGCAGCTCGCTGCTGGCGGGGCTCGGATCGTTCGTCATCGCCCAGGGCGTCGCCTCGGTGGTCGGCGGGCGGGTGTTCGGTCGTTGGTCGGACCGGTCCAGCCGGCTGGTGATGACCTACGGCTCGGTGGTGGCCTCGCTCACCGTGCTGGCCGTGGTCGCCGTGGTGCTGCTCGACCGGCCGGGCCTGACCGTGGCGGGCCTGGTCGCTGGCTACTTCGTCATCAGCCTGGTCCACGTCGGCGTCCGGGTGGCGCGCAAGACCTACGTCATCGACATGGCCGAGGGTGACCAGCGCACCCGCTACGTCGCGGTCGCCAACACCGCGATGGGCGTCATCCTGCTGGTGACCGGCGCCATCAGCGCCGGCCTGGCCACCTTCGGCGAGCTCCCGGCCCTGGTCTTCCTCGCCGTGCTCGGCCTGGTCGGCGCCGCGGTCAGCTGGCGCCTGCCCGAGGTCTCGCGCGGGGCCTGAGCGCACAACCTGGGATCAGGGTGGCGCCCCGGAACCACGCCTGCCGCATGCCCCAGGGTCGTGCATAACCTTGCCTCCAGATTGTGCTGAGAAATCACCCTGGCGCACGTGGTATCCCCGGCAAAACCTGGGATCAAGGTTGTGCGACCTGCGACCTGCCACGCCTGCGACCTGCGGCGTTTGACCCCCGCCGCCCGCACCGCCCCCGTGAACTTCGGCCCGCGTCCTCGAGACCGGATCGCGTGACTTTCTCAGTGGCACACTCACGCGGTCGCGCGGGCCGCGGCCTCGGCACGGGCGATCGCGGCCAGGATCTTGCGCCGAACCACCCGAGGGTTCCCCACATCCTCCCAGCTCAGCCGCACGACCTCGTAGCCGAGGGAGCGTAGGGCGTCCTCTCGCAGCTTCTCGGCGTGCAGGGCGTCAGGGCTGACGTACTTGCCCTTGCCGTCAAACTCCACGAG containing:
- the rplJ gene encoding 50S ribosomal protein L10; translation: MATPQKAAAIVELTEKFRSSGAAVLTEYRGLKVSQITELRTSMREHATYAVVKNTLTKRAAAEAGIEGLDEHLVGPTAIAFVTGDPVEAAKGLRDFAKANPALVIKAGVLDGKPLTPEEITKLADLESREVLLAKLAGAMKGNLSKAAGLFAAPLSATARVVEQLRAKVEEQGGSLPASQDAPAEADAEATPAEADAEASTDVAEGGDES
- a CDS encoding MFS transporter, which translates into the protein MTSSPSVRWFHRLVDEDPEAEAELGGPQRVASGGLRLIGANALQSAGDQVVNAKTVLPWLLSLLGAPAALVALLVPIRESGSMLPQAALTPWVLRAPRRTRVWMLGASVQGLSVLAMATAALTLTGAVAGVAVLAALAVFAVGRALCSMASKDVQGRTVPKGQRGQVTGIATAVSGVVAVGVGVLLHLLGPDLNAGALAAFLGAAALTWIVGVFVYAGIPEDAPKAGAHRERTPWLRDLIDLVRQDGTFRHFVAARALLLVSALAPPFLVTLAVAQGSSLLAGLGSFVIAQGVASVVGGRVFGRWSDRSSRLVMTYGSVVASLTVLAVVAVVLLDRPGLTVAGLVAGYFVISLVHVGVRVARKTYVIDMAEGDQRTRYVAVANTAMGVILLVTGAISAGLATFGELPALVFLAVLGLVGAAVSWRLPEVSRGA